Genomic segment of Synchiropus splendidus isolate RoL2022-P1 chromosome 4, RoL_Sspl_1.0, whole genome shotgun sequence:
CAATTGCATAGGTGCAAAGTTACCCAGCATTGTTCTAGGGTAAATCGCTACAGCTATTATTGTGACAAACTGCTTGTGATATCCTCAATCTCATATTGCTGCATATACCTTCATTGGCCCACAAACCATCAGCTGAATTGTGCCGACTTCAGCATCGGTTTCTAGCCTCTTTCGATCTTTTCTCCCACTTTCCCACCCGATTCCTCTCCCACCCCGTCAATCACGCCTCTCTGATAGGCCCATGATTACAATCGACACTCGAATGATTGAAGTGAATAAAACTCAGTACGGACGGTCAGCGTGAGTCATGACCCCACATTAAAAGTTGCGTCTGGATCTCAGCCCATCATCCTTCAGCTGTGCTTTATGACGGGAGGTCTGACCAAGATCCATGTCGCCTATTTTCAATCAATCTAGACCTTCGGAGCTTCCTATGAACTCTCTGCTTCTACTGCCCTTATAAACCAAGACACTGTTTCTGCAAAATacaaaaagatgttttttttcttccattgagTCATCATTGGATTGAAATGTATTctaaagtatatatatttttgtttttaatatgacGTCCCTAGCTTACTTTGTTAGAGTACCGAAATATATATTGTCTCCACCTATGTCATTTAAATCCTGCTAAAGAACTCCATCACCCTTTATGATCCACAAATGAATGTAAACATTGTAATAGAAGTCAACTCATGACATACTCCCTTGAGGAGTCAATTCTGAAAGAGATAATTCTTCAGGTTGTGATCGTCAAAGTTAATTCAGAGGTGCATCTATGCCTTGTAGTTTCTTTCATGAAATGCTTTTGTTCGAATACTGCCATTCTTTTGAGCTAAAGagctaaataaaaacacaagtatCTAATCACTCATGTTGCATTGCCGTCTGCTGCTCCGTCAATCAGCCAGTGAGCTTATAGGGAGCATGCGGGATTTGATCACGACACACCACACAGTGCATAAAAATAGCAATATGTTGTTCCTATGAAGGCGAATTCAGAAAGGATcaccaatattttttctttctttctggagATTTGAGATTCCTTTATGGACAGAGCTTGTTTTACTTCGAAAAGTTGCCTCGGTTATTTTGTGCCTGTACTGTACGTCGTACTCCTCTCATGCTGTTTGAGCCATTCGTGTTTGTattcaaacatttaaatgcaataTCGACTCGGGGACAACCACTGTTAATGACCTTGGATTATTGATGGAGGCGTACTTTTGTAACCAATATACCAATGGAGAAGGGAGATGATGGCAATTGTTTATTATATGTCTGCACTGTACCGTGGACACTAATGTTACGTTCAAGAGGTGTTTCAAAGAGATATATACATATCGTTGTTTGACATCATCAGTGATTGAACCCAAGCCAGTTGAGCTAATAGGCTTATACTGTATACCAGCTTTTGGTAAAATAGTGGCCTTGCGATTCACTATAGAGATCTGCAGCAACCCTGCCCTTCTGAACCAAAGTTTTGTGACACTGATCAATGAAGCCTAGCCACAAACCTACTTTGCCTCATCCTTAGTACGTATGTGTTTTGTTGATGCTGTTGCTTTTTCATCCCTGACAGTCCCTAAACACAATATTGATATTTTGATTGGTCTAAATATTTTAACttgtactttatttttgtatgtTATCCGGAATTTCTCCTCTGTGTTTATAGTACCAAGCATTGAAGGGCAGATCGTCTGTCAGATCTATCTGTttcaaattttcacttgccacagtTTCCGTAATGCTACCTCCTGGTGTGGTACACAAACTGCATTGATCTAGTGGAAGATTACATAAATGCCACTGCTTCCTCCCTGAACCACTCAGTTGAATCCTGGCTCCGTGATCTTGGAATATGCTTGCGCCATCAAGGAAGaagaataaggaaaaaaaaaagaaatctaacGATGGAATAATGTACCATGTACGGCTCTGGTTAAACGTTTTTTGTTCAACTAAACATGTCACACATCTGTATGAAATTGCACACCAGGCAACGAATGGAAACATGTAAGCAATGCAGGCCTAATTCAAAATAAAGAGTGGGTTATCTTGTGCTGGCTCCAAACTCCTATAAATCTGGTCTCCCTCCGAATGGACTCTACTAAGCACTGCACTGAACAAGTCGTTACCCAACGTAAACTAAAGTCAGTCCAGAGTCTCGCACGCCCTCTCAGGCCTCCTCCTAACCTGCCGCGTCCTCATAAACCCAGCGCAGAGAGAGCAGTGTTTACAGAAAGTCAGGAGTGGCTCACCTCTGATCTGTGCCGCGATACAGCCGGAGAACAGAGGGAAGGAGAAGTGGAGTAGCAGGGAGGAAAGGAGACGCCAGGGGTTACATGATTGCAGGACAAACTCATAAAAGTTCCATTAACCCACGAAGAGTTAAAGAGGTCCTGTTTTCATCCAGCAGACAGTTGTCACAAACAGAGCATCACCATAAAGCATATCCTCCTTCCTTTCCCTTGATCTGTAGACCCCTCAGTGCCTGTCTTGTTTTCCATCACTTCTCGCTTGATATaatctctttctttctcaccAATCACACATACATGAGACATTTAGATTTACTTACATTAGATTACAAtcattcttttcttcctcatctcggCTTCAGCTGGCTAGACCCGCTCACTGACCCCCCTCCCCGAAATCCGGGTTCCTGCTCGCTGAGTCACAACCTGAAGACGCCACTGGTCAATCTGTTAGCGTCACTTTGTCTGTCTTATTAAACTGTCTCGCCGCCCGCTCAGTTTCAGCTTTGATGTGGATCGACATGATTGAAAGACAATCAGGTCTGCTTCCCTCGGTCAACAAATCAAACGGTGTACAGATCGTATAATAGACCAGACGTGATCTTATCTTACACATGTATGTTGTTTAGTTGGTGACAATCTGCCTTTTTTGCCAGACAACAATTTAATGGACTGCATTTGCAGGAATTTGCTTTGCCTTATGATGGTTCACTTTTTAACTACTCAACATATAGTCGATTTCTGCTGTATACTGGTattaacatttttgtattttgtctaCAGCAGACATATGGCCGTTCATAATCCTGAGCACTGATGGGCTCAGCGAAGTAGCATCAAGGAGCTGCTTAGCTCATCATTTTGAATCCCGCTTAGGACTTTAACTTAACTGTAGGATCACATGAATTCATGTTGTTCATGTTGATTTTTATAGCCTGTATGCCATACACTGTACACTatatgtgaaatgaaatgaaatccaaaaatgGATTAAAATTGTAAATCTCCTTTCACACTGTATTTTGTGACATACGATCATTACCGTCACGAATTTACGTGGTTGGCAGAAAGAATCtgcagtgatttaaaaaattgtCTAATCTGAATTTGGGAAGGCAAAAAGTCCAAGAAAGGCACTAGGCTTTCAGGCGCATCAACAACATTTCACATAGAGCAGTTTTCACAAGTGGCTCCTTTGAGATCATCTTGTTCTCAAACATCTGTTCTGCACATACCGACCCTCACTAGCCAGAGTGAGTACTGTAAAACTGGAACACAGGCAGGCAAAGATGTGAAGTGGCATGGCTAGAGATGAAACACCAGGCTTAAGTCCGCTGTTTGAAAGCTTCCTTATTCTCCCTTGCTTTACGGGTTTAAGGCAAAAAGTGGAATTTGGGTTATTTATCCAAAGAGGACCTCATTCTATGGAGATAACGATTTGATATCCAGCCTTCTTCACATGCTCCTTTCACCTTGAATCTCAAACAAAACTTAGAGAAGAGCCAGGTGTCCTTGAATGTTCCCTCTCTGGCCAACgcctcacatctgttattggtcatacatttttttatactCTGTTTGCTTGTATACATTTTTTCTTGTTGTGTGTCTTTCTCAGACATAATACCTGTACACTGTGAGCAGTGGCCTCTGCTCAGACAGTGCAACCAGGGCATGGTGTTTGATAAGTTAAATCTTTTGGTAAATAACAGGCGAGACATGCAATGTTGAAAGGGCTTATTCTTCTGTAGTATGTACAGACATGGTTAAACAATATTGCACAGCGAGCTCTTGATCTATTTTACTTCATCATctgaatttaaattaatttatctATTTGCTATCTCAAATGTTGAAGCATCAAGTCTACAAATGACTCGAAATCTGAGCTACATTAACCCTAAGtctttgtgaagaaaacatgaGTAATACCTGGACTCCCATCTGACCCCACCTCTAAGACGTCAATCAGagcagttttatagttttaggGAGGGCTGCTCTCAGCCAAACAGTGAGTGTACTTTCAAAACATCCATTAAGCCACTAAGCACATGCTCTTAGCTGTGTTTCTGATGCTCTCACTATCTGGTACTGCTATCTCCTTAGAGCCTCTTTCCCATGGTGTAGCCTTTCCAAAATAGTGGGACCTACACTCACGCATGCTGTTTTTGATACCGTTCATTTATTCTGAGGTCAATACGTGTGACAGTATCTGTTAAATTATCACATTTCTATTCATGTTCAATAGGGACAGGTCAAAACAGATATACAAGCGTTGGTTAGTGGAAGTCAGAGGTCAACAGGACCGCTCGGCAAGTGTAGAACGTGGGGGATGGGTGAAGTCAAAAGGACAGGAGGTGAGCTGGTGGGAAGTGTGAAGCCCAGACATCCCTATTACCAGAGCAAGGACCAGTGGGTTTAGTTTGACAGCCACAGGACAGGGACATAATGAGGATACATCACTGAAGCACAGAGGTTTCTATTACACACAACAGTTTTGTGTATCGACCAGATTCTACTTCATTCAAAAGACAAGCCAAACGCAAACTATAATTCACTGCAGATCCTCTGATATTTTGAAGGACCTTACTGTCAAATTCACTAGTGGCGGCTTAAAATTTTGTGTCATTTAACCAAAAATCAAGGCAGTTAACAGTGGAGTTCTGGGCCTCATTTCCTTTGAATAAAAACCTGCTCGGAGAATACAGTCAGAGACTCTCTTTTGCTCTTTTTTGTTACAATGTTTAGTTAGTTGTCAGGTAAAGCgatcagcaccagactgacagtcctcagacacctgattggcgAAGCTGTGTGCACTCACTGCTGcccttgaggaccggtttggacaccCGTGTTCTAGACCTTTAGTGAACGCTTGGTTGAGTCCCACCCTCCCCGGCTTCTTTTTTCTCGATCTATCATCTCACCCACGttattgtcttttgttttctccaccgCCTGCTGTACTTCAACAATCAGTCAAGTTTACCAACAAAAATGAAGTTGTGAAAGGAAACAGAAATTCTTTTATCTGCTGATAATCACAAACACTACTATGCGTCATGTCTCTGCTGCTTGTCAAACTGGTGTGTTATCAATATGAATTGGAAGCCTGCATTTACCCCCAACTCAGCTCTACAGACAATGCAGTGATGTTGGCGTGATCTGGTTCAACCTGGCAGCAAGAATTGCTTTTTTCCATAAATGCTCTCTGCTGGatgactctctgaagccaccACTGTTGCAGAGCAGTTAAGCGGCCAGTGTGCAGTAAAACTAAATTGGATGTGTCAAAAACTGGGCTCATCTGCAGAGAACTTTGCAGCCAGGGCTGTtaaacagaatcacagtcatcaAACAAAATGCTTATGTAATGGTTTTGAGTATTGGACACTGTTTGCGTGACCAATACTGAACTAAACAAAAAGATGGCGGTGATGAATTCAGCTAAATGGAGTTTGCATAATCTGTATTCAAAGGTACTTCTACATTTGTGTGGTGCTCATTTTCTGCTCATGTTTGCTAACGTTGACAGAATTCCTGACTGTCTTGTGTACATTTAGTCTGATCAAAGGCAAAGCTTGTGTATCTGTTTTAATAGATGTTGGTTTGCATATTTGCAGTTTTACGTTCATGTTAGACATAATCACTATTTGGTCTGAAAAGTAAACATTTAAAGAAGTTTTCTAATGAGTAGTTTTGAGCCAGCTCCATATCTTCCACCACTGGCTCTTACATTTAGCATTGTGTCTTATCCAGGTCCTATTCAGCAGTACGAACGCTACACACTCCAGCCAAGGTATTTCCCAAACCACTATCCATTGTATTTTATCTCTCTTCAAATTTCGTACTGAGTCAGCACTCAGCAATTTCATCAATACTATTGTAAAGATTTGAAAACCTATCCCACCAAGTTAACTCACCGGTTTACTAAAACTTGCTGTTTTAATCAGGTGAAAGTCTACTATCCAAAACCTGAGAAATGATTTATGATGAGGGCTTTAAATGCCTTGGCATAATGAGAATTTTTGGATACTTTTAAAGGGGACCTACAATAGTATGTTATCTGTctgtgttagcaagatgaaacgcCACCTTAGCATATGGTGACATGCAAAGGAACAATCTTTTTCTGAGTaatttggttttaaaaataGGCCAACATGATATGTTATCCTACTGATCTGATGGCTTGGTGAAGTCAAGCGGCCTGACATCAGGAACGCACCTTCATGTGCGTCACAGACTTCATAGAGCGTCTTTATAATTGTGACTTAATATTGTTTTGAAAggttaaaaagtgtgtttttgctgTGAAGGAGAGGAACGTGTTTTGGTGCAAGGCTGCTCTGTTAATATGTGACGTTTGGTcactgtagaaaaaaaatggcatgaTAGGTGACCTTTAATTCAATCTGCACTGTTGTCACtttatttgtgtattattattattattattattattattattattattattattattattattattattattattattgacataGTATTGTCGTATGATACTTACATCATCATATAAATCCGTTTTCAATTTTATGGTATTTCTATCTGACGTTGAAGCGGAAAGCTGAGATCACCACGTGTTTTGTCAGTGACACTTTTGAAAAGGTGAAACAGACATCACTGTTGCTCATGCCATATTTTGTGATCAACAGCGAATTTGCGCTCCAAAACCACAAACGCTGACTATTTCTTGTTCAACATTTTTCACGACGTCGCTGCATTAATCGTTGTACGTGGATTTTTGTTCATGCAGGGACACATATTTCGTTATCTAGTTTACATCTTAAGTCTCCATCctgctgtttttctgtctgCTCCTTGCAGGCCCCCTCACTCTCCGCTGTACCGTAAATAATGTTGATAAAGACGAAACCACTTTTCAACCAATTGATTTAACATGACCCGCGTTCGGCAAACGATATTGGACGGCCCTTTAAACAGACGCGGGTCTGAATGGCGCCTCTTGTATGTTGCATTAATCTCACATTCATCATCGTTAGCGGCTGATCGCTGCGTCCACGCCTCCGCGACAAGCGCCTGTAAATTAGGACGTAATCGCATTTAAATAGAGGCAACAGAAGACAATCCATGTGGCGGGGTTTTGGTGGACAGCTGCACCGCTCCTCCCCAAATGAAACCGCTTTGTGCTGTTAAGTGGTGTGAGCCAATTTCCCCGCATGGATCGTGGATTTGTTAATGCTGGAATGTGCGTCACATCGAATGTTTTCGtggcatgaagaaaaaaaaattgttaagTAAGGTATCTGCAAACGAAGTATGTTCACAGATAAGGATAAAGGGGAAGAACAAAGACCAATTAAATTATCTAATTAGCCATGTACCTGATCGATTTTGACGACAATTACACGAGGCATTGCTTTAAAATGATGCATCGTGGTCATAGATGTATGGTCAGAAAAGTGGCCAAGATGAACCATCACATTTTTTATATGTCTATTATGTCGTGGTATTTctctctctttattttttttctccaacacaaacaaaatgggttttttttcattgatattGGCCAGTCACACATTGGTGCATTGGATGAAAAATTGCAttgaatttctttatttttattttatcttatgtttatttgtgtcttgttttcatattttctgttcaTTTAAATTCTATACAATCAATGAGCATTATAAGTTATAAGAATTATGTTTTGGCCAACAAAAATACATGATTCTCTTTTCGTCACTCTGCAGATATCGACATTGGCGAGTAGAGTATGCTGTGACTGCCAAATAcaccttttttttgtctcaatagTGAAGCTTAAAGACAAATTCTGCTTCCCAAGATAAACCAATTTAGTGTTCGAGCTGTACTACTGTGGATTGTAGCTGCATGAGCTAAAAGTCAAACCTCATCCTGAAGCCCCCAGTCTGTATGAAACAATCATTTAGTTGAACTATTCCTCATTTTACTATATGCACAAGATCCATTTTCCTGCTCGACCTGAGTGGCTATCAGAGGCAAAGACAGTCCACATAAATCTGCGCCGAGCCTGGCAACTTAAACGGCGTATTATTCCAAACATATGCATTTTAATCAGCTCGGTCACACTTACAAGAACTGCAGTTAATAAGGCCATCAATCAAGTGCAGGATGCaggcgcaggaggaggaggaggtgtgctGGTGCAGTCATGTCTGACGATGAACCTTTTTACCCCTGAAAAAGCATCTGATGTGATTGTTACACTTGTCATTTTCTTCAATGGGGAGCTGTGGTAACGGTTATTTTAAAATTTGTAAATCAGCCTAATTGTGACAGCAATTTGAAATCCATTGGTAGATATCCAAATTTGAAACCTTTTTGAGCAAGAGGtcacatcatgtttttttcagaaTATACTTTCTTATCAGCATTTTCATTTAcccatttattcatgtttttctatttattttccaattttccttctttaaatatttgtttttgctggtttttgattttatttagtttattctTAGTACTATGAttataaattcattattttttttatttattttatttacatagtTCAACattatgtttcaaatgtttgtccCAGTCAACCAAAAGAAGAAAGAGGCCAGTGGCAGccattttggatttttcttgtctttttggCAAGCTACGATGAAGTGCAATACTTACATATTTTCCTTTCCTAGGTTGGACATGTTCAAAATCAAAAGCTTTTACAAACTGTTTTGGAAACAGCGAGCTCCTCCTGTGACCCCATCACACGCGTAAAACTATTTTCGCCAGTCAAATGTTGCCAGTTAGGATCTGGCTGATTGGTGGCGCCGTGCTGTCGATCTCCATGTATCCCCGATATCTTCAGATGACTGAAGCTGTCGTGTCTATTAAGCGGTCTGAAGGAAAATATGAGTGGCGTTAACAGAGCCCAGGGACCACTTAAGAGTCACGGTCAATCTAGCGGTCACATCAGCAAGTGCACGGCGGAGATTGGAGGGGGGCGTTGGTTTGGATGTGAACCACTTTACATCACGATTTGTCCATTTATTGGAGGGGGATTGATGTGCTGAACAGGCTGATCGATTGTGTTTTGGTCGGAATAATCACAATTGTGAGTTCAAAAAGAAGCAATGACTATATGTTtatccttatatatatatagctggcTGAACTATTGTTATGACTATAACAATGCTTTATTTGCTTTATGCTTTAACAATTAGTGGCTAATTTCCTTTCTATACACACATCTTACAGCTCTTTGTGGCCACATTCAGTCATGATATCTGTTTCTAGTTTATGTTGTCTTCAGCGAAGCTAGTAGTTGTGCAACATTGTCACAGTTGTCATCACAGgatatttaaatgtcattttcgcCTCGGTGTTTCACATTCATAGTGGTGGTCATATTTGGTTGCTATCGAGGATTGTCAGTGGCAGAAGCTAaataagatttatttatttatttaaatgttaatttatgttaataatgataataagtTTGTTATAGTTCCCAATGTCCCTTTATGTGGTGGCAATGAGCACGTGAGTAGATAGGAAACATTGTAACAAAGAGGCAGTCAAATTCATACCACTGTGTTTTAGTTTGGCTAAATTTGGTATGTAAAGATAGAGATATTTGATAAAATATTGACAATATTTAtagtttgtatttatttattttaagtcaagGCTTTTGAAGAATGTGTGGCTGAAAAAAATCCCGGCTGCCAAAGTAAAATGATTATAGATGCATATATGTATTTGAAAAAATGGtttacaatgtgtttttttgtagGAGTCGCCTGGTAAAATAGTCGTCTATTTATGTTTGTTGGATCTGGAAAATGCTTCTCTCTCATTGTGATTGTCCTCCTTCCATCTCCAGGGTCCCGcccccctccttctcctcaaacgGTGTGGGATGTAATCCGCTCCCCGGGCGCCTTGTTACCTTTTGGCAGTACCGATCTCTGTATAGTATTATCATTAATTCAACactcacagagagaaaaaaagaggagatCCAGGGTCGTACATATACATCACATACTAATTTCACCGGCATCTGCACATTTTGGAGTCGGCACGAGGGTCCCAGAGTGGTGGGCTGCTTATAATGAGACGTTAACAAAGCGCCTTGTTAAAACGAGAGATGGGCAGCATCAGTCTATGTAGCACTACATGAAGGTCGTTTTTGGCGTGGAGACTATAAATTATAATAGGCAGGATAAAGCCCCTGTTCACTTCAGACTCATCTCGCAAACCTTGTTTTGATGGAATTCTGAATATAATAATGATGAGTGGCACAGTGTTAGATTACAGGAAACACTGGGGACTTGTGTTATTGTGTCAGCGTTATCTCGGGTTGACAAGAACAGGTTCTTCGTTTGTATTAATTGTGTTTTCAATACTTGCTGCCTGCAGCAGTGTTGTGTTGGTACTCAATCTGAATTGAGTTTCTGTCCATTCATCTGAGGTCATCTGAAATAGATTTTTATAGAGATTCTCACAAAGAGTGGCACAGTTGGTACAAACCACAGCTGTCATGTGCCACTCAccgctcacttcctgtttatagGGATGTTTAgctaaatgaaagaaatgtggaCTGCACTTGTCAAAATTCGCACCACTTCTTTtataattcatttaattttcGGAGTGGAGATGGAATCATTTTTGTTCTCTAGAATCTCTCAGCCTTAAACATAGTAGATGTATATTTAGCAGTGACTTAGCTGCATAGCTATCTTTCATAGTTTGGTTAGGCTTGtagatgtaaaataaataaataaattaggaGAAAATATATACAGAAAAATGATCGGTTAACATTATGAGATGCACAATTGCCAACTTATTCCAAATTCCCAAGGATGGTTTAAATCCATTTAGTTCTGTAGCTTCAGCTGCTGTTCCATGTTTAACAACAAACTGCCATTTAATGTAATTTGTTTTTTCGTTTTCAAATCGTATATAATTCGACTACACTTGTGTTATttgttaattttattatttataggtTTAATCCCATTCAAACAATGTagttctttttaaaatgaaatatttggcaATATTACAGCATATGTTGCATAGGAAGACAGTTTGAGCTTCTGTGGACTTTTTTATAAATGTTTTCTTAATGGTAGTTTTTTGCCAAAATTTAAGCCTCCAAATTCTGGAAATTGCTGCTGTTGTCAACCTCCGATGTTAAAATATAGTAAgattaaattcaaattaaagCCCTTTCCTTGTTCTTTGTTCCGCAGTTCATTACAGACTTACGTGTTAcccaaaaataactgaaaaaatgtaattaaagacCTAAAAATTGGGTGACACTATTTTTTTtgattgtgaaaaaaaacaaaatgcaacccattatattttttcaaacagaaataaaagtcaGTATTTTGTCTGCTGTGCCCCAAAGAAGCATTGCAAAAACCCTGTAGTGCTGAATAGTCCGTTATTATACGAAAGATGATGATGGAGTGAAAAATGCATTGGCTATTTTTGAtcataaataatttaattttgacatcgaatataaatcaaaatgaaaatgtgacattCCTTCCTCATtaattttcccttttttaatgCCATTTCAAGAATAAACGTAACCTTTGAAGGGAAAGTCCCGCGACTATAATGAAAGGCTGGCAGAGTCCTGGAGGGACCGACTGATAAAGGAACCCTTATTACAAAGAGTCACATCCCCAATTTTTGGGACGAGTGTCATTGCCAGGCTTCATGCAGCATGAGAGTTCTGAAGGAGAGGGGAAGGGCGTCTATCTGGTGAGGGGGACTTCCTCCCTCTGGTCcagagtcacaggtgaaggttTGCTGAGCACGGAAGGTGTGAACGTGACAAAAGCATCAGTCCGGCTGGTCGGTGAACAAGAGAAATCTGACGCAGTGGTTCTAGAGCTGATGCCGTTGGAGGGACTGGAGTGACATGCCAGACAGGAGCACGGGCTTCCTCCCGGTCCCAGTCCATGAGCAGGACCGGGGGGATACAGGGATGGATGTCTGAAGGCGCAGAGGAGCTCCGGCCTCTGATAGGGATGCGACAGCATCCGGAAACTGTCGAGGGAGCGAAGAGGGTTCGGAAACGGGCTGGCGGACGGTGCCGATCCTGCTCCGAGGTGCGAGTAGTAAGGCAGGGGCAGGTGTGATGGGAAGGTATAGGGTAGATTCCCGGCGGCCGCAGCGTGGCTCATCATGTAGGTGTAGAAGGCCGGATCTGCTGGGTGAGGCCAAGTCATGGCCAGACGCTGACGTTTATCCTTCATCctgcggttctggaaccagacctGAACCGGAGACACGCCGCGTCAAATATTAACCAGCAGATCCAATAGCAGCTCAGATTAACATCATTGTTGTGAAAACCCCAGGCCTGTTCACCAGAACTTTTACCACGATGCTATTGATATAGATACACTCTGTCCGGTCATTGTTGAGGCCTGGTTGTGACAGCGCTTGAGCAGCACTCACCTTGATAGTGGTTTCGGGGAGGTTTAACGCGGTCGCTAGTTCACATCTCCTGGGCCTCGACACGTAGTTCTCCCGGTAAAATTCCTTCTCCAACCGTGCGATCTGCTCCCGGGTGAAAGCCGTCCGGTACCGGCGGATTTGGTCCGCTGAGTAGGACAGGGAGCCCTGTCCCGCGATGTTCTTACCCGAGTCAGAACCGGTGTCATTTGAATGAACAGGTGAATCTCCTTTTcgtcctgaaaagaaaaaaaagtctgattaATAATCGTTGACAAAACGAAAGCTACATTTTAAAAcgatttattttcatattatttAGTTGCAATGTTATTTGCAGATGTGATGTATgttatacatttttgaaaataaaattatgcATTTTATAATCGATTTTTACATCAATCACACGATTTACTTtttgaaatctgaaatgtaATTTCCCGAACTGTGGTAGCAGACGATATTAAACATATATATTATGCgaatacatatttaaatgtgAATGTAAAACCATTTGAACTAGCTTTTTTAAAACCCCATATTACCGCGACGTTATATGTTTATTAGATCGGTGTCTCCTCTATTTTTGAATAAACAAtcaattttctttcttctttggaAAATACTGATATCCTTTACAACGCTAGACGAGATCATGTGAGTTGATTTAGAGAGAAAACAGCTGCGTTTGCGCTGCCATGGAATTGCGTTGAATTATAAGGACTTTTTACGACTGCGACACTAGTCCACGATGGTGGGTGCCACAGTTGCCACATTTACaacgttttgtttgttgttaaaTAAATAGACCGACGGTTCTGTTGTGTGCTGCACCGCCTCCTACCATGCTGCGTCGGGTAG
This window contains:
- the evx1 gene encoding homeobox even-skipped homolog protein 1; its protein translation is MDSREDVVMEGGQSDKSDSPGGRSPQAKQDHRSPLSPLSPGTAPFSRDRAELAEESARRNMRPIPSSTGHRLHQAAHLRKDNSSSDTESDFYEEIDVSCTPESMDYPTQHGRKGDSPVHSNDTGSDSGKNIAGQGSLSYSADQIRRYRTAFTREQIARLEKEFYRENYVSRPRRCELATALNLPETTIKVWFQNRRMKDKRQRLAMTWPHPADPAFYTYMMSHAAAAGNLPYTFPSHLPLPYYSHLGAGSAPSASPFPNPLRSLDSFRMLSHPYQRPELLCAFRHPSLYPPGPAHGLGPGGSPCSCLACHSSPSNGISSRTTASDFSCSPTSRTDAFVTFTPSVLSKPSPVTLDQREEVPLTR